The genome window AAAACAGAGAATTGATTATGTTTTTGACGTATATGATGGGAAAAAATTTCTTCTTTTTCCAGGGATGCATAAGGTAAGGTTTCGAGTAAAAGAAGAAGAGGATAAAAGCGTAATTCAAATGAATACGAGTGTTGAGTTTTTGCAAAGAAGCTGTGAGAAGGATTTGGCAATCACTATTCGAAAAAAGAAAAACGGGGAAATGCAACTCTCGCGTAAGAAACACAAGCATTTGACTCAAGGCAATGATTTTCTAACTCAATTGATCGCAAGTCCGCAGAAAGGAATTCGCTCTTTGAATGAGTTTAATAAGACCTTACAAACTTTAGATATTCCCCTCAAAAATGAATTAGAAAAAACTTTTTCTGATAAGAAATGGATTTATCTGCCAATCAATATCACTAAGAAAACTAAATGGAAAATAAAAATAAACCTGGGATACGGAGAAATCATTGTTTCTATTTCAAAAGGAAAAGATTTTATCGGGAATAGGTATATACAAGAAAAATGGGAGATAGAATTCCAAGTCGATCCAGAAGACTGGAAGGATACTAACTGTATCGAAAAGTATTGTGGAGTAGAAAAGAGTGTTTGTAAATTCTTACAGACAGAGAAGATTTCCCAAAAAGATTTGAATCCCACCAAGCTCTCTACCTATGAGGAAGTAAAAAAAATCATCTATCCGTATAACCAAGACTTTGGCTTTTAGAAAAACCTCACTGTATAGGAGATTGTCTCGCTAGTAGTAGTTGATTCTTGGCTTCAGAAAGGCTTTCCGTTTTAAGCTTGCTTCTATAATGCGTACTAAAAACCTTGTGGTAGAGATTAAAAACTATGAAATTTGGTATTTTAAAAGAAACAGGGGAAGAAAAGCGCGTTGCGATGCTTCCCGAATCCGTGGATGCACTCATTAAAATGGGTCAATCTGTGTTAGTAGAGAAAGGTGCTGGCGATACAGCTTATGCATCTGACGAAGACTACAAGAAAGTAGGGGCGACAATCGTTTCTAAAAAAGAACTTCTTGCACAAGCCGAGGCTGTTATCAAAATCCAGCTTCCTGATGCAGAAGAGTTAGACGGCTTAAAGCCTGGAACGATTCTGTTCGCTGTGTTACAACCTTTGTTCAATTTCCAATTGATTAAGGTTTTAAACGATAAAAAGGTCTCTGTATTCAGTATGGATACAATTCCTCGTATCACAAGAGCCCAGTCAATGGACATTTTAAGTTCACAAGCAACTGTTGCTGGATATAAAGCAGTATTAACCGCTGCGAGTCATTTACCCCATTTTTTCCCAATGCTAACAACTGCGGCAGGAGCAATTCCTCCTTCTAAGATGTTAATCATGGGAGCAGGTGTTGCAGGTTTACAAGCGATAGCCACATCTAAGCGTCTTGGTGCAGTGACAGAAGTATTTGATACTCGTCCAGAAGTAAAAGAGCAAGTAATGTCTCTCGGTGGAAAGTTCGTTGAAGTAGAAGGAGCGGCTGATGCTTCTAAAGCAGGCGGATATGCAGTAGAGCAAACCGAAGACTACAAAAATCGTCAAAGAGAAGCGATTCATAAATCAGCAGTTAAGGCAGATGTAATTATCACAACAGCACAAATTCCTGGAAGAAAAGCACCGGTTCTGATTACAGAAGATATGGTAAAAGGAATGAAAGCTGGCTCTGTTATTATTGATATGGCGGCTTCGACTGGGGGCAACTGTCAATTAACCGAGAACAATAAAACAATCGTTGCGCATGGAGTTACTATCATCGGAAATTCCAATCTGCAATCTACAATTCCTTTTGACGCGAGTAAAATGTTTGGAAAGAACGTCATCAACTTCTTGAAGAATATGCTTTCTAAAGAAGGAAAGATTGAACTCAATTTCAACGATGAAATTATTTCGGGAACTTGTATTGCTCACGCAGGCGAAGTTCGTCACAAGGCAACACTGGATCTAATCAACAAATGATTGGAGTTTGGCTAATTACTATTAACCCATATGGGCAGGAGCCTCAGAAACAAAACTCTGTGACTCAGTGCCTCTGTGGCAAATCTTTTTAGGAGATATTATGGATCAGATATTAGACTTTTTAATAAAGAACAAAGCAATGATTTACATGCTTGTTCTCTCTATTTTCGTAGGGATAGAAATCATTTCTAAAGTCCCGGCGGTGGTATTACACCTCCGCTCATGTCAGGTGCGAATGCAATTCACGGAGTTGTGATTGTAGGTGCTATTTTAGTTATGGGAGCTGCGAAAGAAGACGATACGCTTTCTTTGGTTCTAGGTTTTATTGCCGTGATTCTAGGAACTCTAAACGTAGTCGGTGGATTTGTTGTTACGGATAGAATGCTGGAAATGTTTAAAAGAAAACTCCGCAAAGAAGGTTAAACGATGACTGGATATATAGAAATAGCTTATTTTTTTGCATCTCTTTCGTTTGTAATTGGACTCAAGATGTTAAGTCATCCTGATTCTGCTAGAAAAGGGAATATGTTAGCCGCTATCGGTATGGGGCTTGCAATTTTACTTACAATCCTTGGAGAAGGTGTTCGCAATTATGCTTGGATATTTGGTGGATTAGTAATCGGAACAGCACTCGGTGCAATATCTGCTCGTAAAGTAAAGATGACTGCAATGCCACAGATGGTGAGTCTTTTTAATGGAATGGGTGGGGCTTGTGCGGCTGTAATTTCTCTTGTTGAATTTGTTCATCATGATGATTTAAAATCAGGACTCATGAATAGCACAACAGGTATTATCCTCGCGGGAATGCTAATTGGTTCGGTTTCTTTTTCAGGATCGATGATTGCGTTTGGAAAACTACAAGGCTATAAAGCAATTGAAAAGCCTGTTACTTATCCAATGCAAAAAATCCTCAATACAATTCTCATGGCATTGACCATAGGAATTGGAATTTTCATTATGACAAGTTACCAGAATTCGCATGATGCGAGTGGACTTTTCTATGGAATGTTTGCACTGGCTTTACTTTATGGAATTCTTTTTGTATTACCAATCGGTGGAGCAGATATGCCGGTGGTTATATCACTCTTAAACTCATTCACTGGGTTGCGGCTGCCTCGCTGGTTTCTTATACAGCAATATGGTAATGTTAATCGGTGGTATCTTAGTTGGTTCTGCAGGAACAATTTTAACTGTTGTTATGTGTAATGCGATGAACCGTTCTCTAATGAACGTAATCTTTGGAAGTTTTGGAGCAGGTGCTGGTGCGTCAGCGTGACCTCTGCTTCTGGAGATCAAACAGTTAGAGAAATTTCTCTTACTGATGCGGCAATTCTATTAAGCTATACTAAAAAAAGTAATTATCGTTCCCAAGTTATGGTCTTGCAGTTGCACAGGCACAACATACCTGCCATGAGCTAGATACCTTATTAGAAGAAAAGGGTAGATGTTCGTTATGCGATTCACCCTGTAGCGGGTCGTATGCCTGGTCATATGAACGTTCTTCTTGCAGAGGCTGATGTGCCTTATCCAAAAGTTATTTGATATGGAAGAAATCATCGGTGAGTTTTCTTCTACTGACGTTGTATTAGTCATTGGGGCAAACGACGTAGTAAACCCTGCGGCTCGTAAGGATACAGCAAGTCCAATCTATGGAATGCCTATTCTAGACGTAGACAATGCGGCTAATATCATTGTGCTCAAGCGTGGTATGAATGCTGGTTATGCTGGGATTGAAAACGAACTTTTCTTTGATCCAAAAACAAAAATGCTTTTCGGTGATGCAAAGTCTTCTCTCGTTAAGTTAGTAGCAGAAGTAAAACAAAACTAGAACGCTAGCGCATAGCCAATATCTTTAAGCTAAGGATTTCACAGTCATTTCGAACGAATGTGAGAAATCTATTCTGCAAAAAACGGTAGTATTAAGCAAGATAGACCTCTCACGATGAGACAGTTCGAGGTGACAGGGGTAATCACTCTTAACTTAAGATATTCGGCGCAAACCTAGCGTAAGGAATCCAGTGGAAAGACGAAAAGAATTTCTAGACCATTGCCGGTGATTGTATTCGGGATTTTATTTTTAATTCTCCCGTTTGTCAATTATATCAACTTCGCTTATCATTTTCAAATACCATTTGAGAGTTTTGTAGAAGTATTAAGAATGTTAGCGTAATCGCTATTATCCTTGCCGTGCTTCCGTTTGCAGTCGGAATTGGTATCCTACTTGTAAAGCGTTGGGGTTGGTTTCTGTTTTTATTCTATTGCTGTTTCGGTATTGATTTATAACAGGTAGTATCTTTTTCTGAGCCATCCGAGGCAAATATACTTACTGATCCAAAGCGCACTTGGATTTTCAGCGATGTTTTATTTTTAAAGCCAGATATTTCTGCTCCTTATATGAAAATGTATGGAAGAGGTTGAGATTTCAAATTAGAAAACCAATCGAAGTAGATATCAATGTAAATGATCTCAAGCTTAGAACAAGAGATATTTCGCCTACCGGTTTTTTTCGTAGAGTGGCTCAACTGCCCACTCGAACTAAACCAAGAAGTCAACGTTACTCTTTATATTGATAAACAAACTCTCGAATTAAAAGCAGGAGTTGTCCGACTTGATTCAGTTGGTGCCGGTATCATCTTTTCGTTTCTTAGATGCAGATTCTACAAAGACAATCAAAGACTGGATTTCTAAACAAGAAAGTTAATATCCCTTTACTCACTTTCACTAATAGAAACATTTAAAAGATTAGCACCGATAAAAGATACGATAGATTTTAAACTTACAGTCTATACGGGATTGTATAGGTTACAATTTCACCGCCCTTAACCGGCAAATTGACAGTAGCTGATAGAGCATTTCGTTTTACCATTGCCATAGATATTTGTTTTATGTCTTTACAATAGACTACACAATGAACATAATAGGCATTATCCTGTAGGTTATCTTCTTCCCATTCGAATAAGACTTTGTTTCATTCTTAGATATTTTAGACCAAGAGTCCTTTCATTCCTAGATTCGTAAAATTAATTTTTCATACTCGATGTTTACAGAATCTAAAGAGGTTTACAAAACTATGATTCAAAGAATAAAGAAGGAATTATTGCTATTAATCCCTCCTGGGTAGTTGGTAGTGCAAGGTATGTCGAAAGATTTGAAATAGTTTTGAGTGGAAAATCGCTTTTTGACTTATGATTTGCTTTTCGCTATTTGATTGTTTAATTTTTACGGGAGAGTTCGAATGAATGTTTTCCATTTCTTCAATAGTAAACTAAATCTCGAGCTTTCCACTAAGTGTGCTATTTGGTTGTGTGAATAATTGTGCCATAATGTATTAGTCCTTACCTCACCTTTCGAACAGTTCCTCACTCCAATGCAATTGGGCGAGTGGTTACTTGCTATTTACCTGATATTTCAGAGTATAGGGAAGGTGTTTTATATTTCGCTATTAAATTGTTTAAAGTAAATTAAATTTATTCTGTCTAAAATTTTTTCCAATAATTACGTAGTTCAACACATTTGAGACATATAACGAGTTTGCGGTAGATATTTTGCAAAAATGAGATAATATTAATCGGTGTATATGCTTTCTTTATGTTGTCGTTTACTCTTCTTCGGTCTAGCTCGCTTATATCTCGGTCTAAGTCCGGTTCAAACTGCCCAGGTAACGTGTTAGACCGGCTCTATAAGCGTAGCTAGAGCGGCTGTGAGTAAAGGTTTGGTTATAGGAAACTAAATAATGAATATTCTTGAACATTCTATTTCCATTTGGAATGGTTGCGGGTGTGTTGAAATTGACAATATATGTAGGGGAAAGACTATTGTAATTTATATGCAAGGGAAAGAACTTCGAAAATTAGAAGCCGAACTTTGGAAAGCCGCCGACCAACTGAGAGCTAATAGTAAACTAACTGCCTCTGAATATTCTATGCCGGTATTAGGGCTGATATTCTTAAGACATGCTTACAATCGTTATTTAAAAGTTAGAATTGAATTAGAGAAGAATCTACCCAGTCATCCACAGCGCGGAAAACGCCCGTTAACCAAGAAGGACTTTGAAGAAAAGAATTCTAT of Leptospiraceae bacterium contains these proteins:
- a CDS encoding Re/Si-specific NAD(P)(+) transhydrogenase subunit alpha codes for the protein MKFGILKETGEEKRVAMLPESVDALIKMGQSVLVEKGAGDTAYASDEDYKKVGATIVSKKELLAQAEAVIKIQLPDAEELDGLKPGTILFAVLQPLFNFQLIKVLNDKKVSVFSMDTIPRITRAQSMDILSSQATVAGYKAVLTAASHLPHFFPMLTTAAGAIPPSKMLIMGAGVAGLQAIATSKRLGAVTEVFDTRPEVKEQVMSLGGKFVEVEGAADASKAGGYAVEQTEDYKNRQREAIHKSAVKADVIITTAQIPGRKAPVLITEDMVKGMKAGSVIIDMAASTGGNCQLTENNKTIVAHGVTIIGNSNLQSTIPFDASKMFGKNVINFLKNMLSKEGKIELNFNDEIISGTCIAHAGEVRHKATLDLINK